acagttttaaaaacacgtctgttagagagaggtttccacacccttacaagaaatgcttcgtttctctctccaatcgaggtGGGAAAACCCCCCACTGTTCATGTATGGAACAATTCCATCCGATGACTACTGGATCAAAGGCCAGCATAAAAAATAGACCATGAGTTCTATAGTTAGCCTATTCTATTCCAAAAGTCTTTCtatgaacaagaaaagatTGTGAGAACATATAAAGATATTAAAGCACAATATTGCAACCAGGTAAAATCAGTCAATCAAGTAGATAATATTTCTCAAACTAAACAGAttcacttaatttttaaaggtAATGGTTCAAAGTGATAACAGATTACTGTTCTAGTACACTACTACTAATAAGCAAGAAAAGTGGCACAGCTATATGCCCTGCCTCCTAGAACCATGCCAACAGTAATTAGCTGCAAATATATAGGTGGTAAATAATTGTTCCAAGTACTTAGAGCAGATGTCCCCGACTAACCGAAGAGTTCGAATATCGTGCCTCTGCTCAAGGTTCATCAGCAGCTTTAGATTGCTCGCCTGCGGTAATTATAATAGAAGGTTAGGTTGCAAATgtatacaaaaattttattcataGCCAATGCCTGCACAATGCTCAAGTGCCAACTTGAACACGCATGGACTACGACAGAAAATTAGTATCAGAGTTTCTTAAAAACACTAAACAAAAGCGCTAAAGGTCGATAAAGTTTGAACAAAGTTTCCAGAAGAAATTCCATTTAAAGCATGGTAATTTCTAATAGCTCCCAAGCACTAATTATATTAGAGTAAAACTAATTTGTATCTAAATGAAATACATTTCGGGTACTAGCCAATATATCGAAGCTGATGCTAGCGGATAGGACCCTATcgtaaattaaacaaaaattgttcTTGTAAACAGTTCTCATGAAATATACCACGACAATCCCCAACCTCAGGTGATTCTTTTAAGAAAGTTAtgactaatatatatttatactgAGACGTGTCACATAAAAGCCCGTTTCAATTATCGATATAGAACAAATGAAGCTCGATTGTAGGTAAGGACAAGAAAAAAGGATTCATGGAAATCTACCTCCCTCTTCTGGGAGATCTGAGGTCCATAACGTGAGATTATCCCTCAGCAATTGCATGATGAGGGTACTATCCTTGTAGGATTCTTCATTGAGGCCATCGAGTTCAGCTATGGCATCATCAAAAGCTTGTTTAGCAAGGTGGCATGCCCTGTCAAGCAATAATAATATTGGAGATGGTGAGATAACAGCATATTGTAGTAGAAAACAGAAAAGTTTAGAGGTAAAATCAGTAAAATCAACCTCTCTGGGGAATTTAATATCTCATAGTAGAAAACAGAATAGTTAAGCGCCAAGCCAAGTCTGATTGGATGGGTTGGAGGAAGATCAGAGCTTGCAATGCTTGAGGCAGACTGCATCAGAAATTAAAACTTCGATTACTAATCCGACAATAAACATAGGAaagttgaagagaaaaaaagagagacagATGAAAATGGAAACGAAATATAGAGGCTtcatgaaacaaaaaagaattgaacttACCTCATAGGCCTTCATCGACTGGTCTGCAGCTTCTTCGCGTTCTTGGCCAGATTTAAACTCCGCTAAGTATCGATTATAATCCCCTTTCCTGcatttgaaaaaaagtaaaggaaaTTACTCAAAATGATTTGCTCACAAAAGCACACCTGAATACATACGCATACTTTACCAGGATGGATGCATAAAACATACTCAATGCAGACTGCAAACTCACGAAAATTGAAGGATACATAATGTCTTGCTAAGTAGCAGATCAAGCCATCGTCTTCATTTCAAAAATGAGGTAAATGATGCAGAGAAACTCAATAAAATGTATAACAATGTTCAATAGAACATTACCAGTTCATGCCATTTTAAAACTAGCTGAAGAACTAAACTAAGGGAAACAAACAGAAGCAGATGATGATGATCCTCACATCTTATAGTAGAAAACATTGGATTCGCCAGAGGATGAAGATGGAATGAGATGCTTGTCAACAACTGATAAGATGTCCTGGCAAATTCTCGCCAGTTCATCTTCAACCCTCTGCCTGTACTCCTTGACCCTCTTCACATTAGCctcattcttctttccttcctccttTTGTTCAATAGAAGATAGAATACGCCATGAGGCTCTTCTTGCCCCAATAACGTTCTTATATCCCACAGAGACCAGGTTCCTCTCCTCCACAGTAAGTTCTACGTCCAACTTCGCGACGCTCTTCATCATTTCCACCATTTCTGAGACAAAACCAGAAGAAATTATGTgtcaaaccaaacaaaatacGATGATACTATGTATAGCTCGTCTTCAACCCAA
The nucleotide sequence above comes from Cucurbita pepo subsp. pepo cultivar mu-cu-16 chromosome LG11, ASM280686v2, whole genome shotgun sequence. Encoded proteins:
- the LOC111804959 gene encoding 14-3-3 protein 7-like isoform X1 — protein: METEREKLVYLARLAEQAERYDEMVEMMKSVAKLDVELTVEERNLVSVGYKNVIGARRASWRILSSIEQKEEGKKNEANVKRVKEYRQRVEDELARICQDILSVVDKHLIPSSSSGESNVFYYKMKGDYNRYLAEFKSGQEREEAADQSMKAYESASSIASSDLPPTHPIRLGLALNYSVFYYEILNSPERACHLAKQAFDDAIAELDGLNEESYKDSTLIMQLLRDNLTLWTSDLPEEGGEQSKAADEP
- the LOC111804959 gene encoding 14-3-3 protein 7-like isoform X2, whose protein sequence is METEREKLVYLARLAEQAERYDEMVEMMKSVAKLDVELTVEERNLVSVGYKNVIGARRASWRILSSIEQKEEGKKNEANVKRVKEYRQRVEDELARICQDILSVVDKHLIPSSSSGESNVFYYKMKGDYNRYLAEFKSGQEREEAADQSMKAYESASSIASSDLPPTHPIRLGLALNYSVFYYEILNSPERACHLAKQAFDDAIAELDGLNEESYKDSTLIMQLLRDNLTLWTSDLPEEGAGEQSKAADEP